One window of Acropora palmata chromosome 1, jaAcrPala1.3, whole genome shotgun sequence genomic DNA carries:
- the LOC141864847 gene encoding uncharacterized protein LOC141864847 yields the protein MATEAGFRPHIDQENSQVKNMKGETGRSFVAAKSFQSSNAPLTTPRRVLGDVGNTIQTGTTKGRKGLALKSNKPCGKTPLASKIFQDHTGTPSTKGQSLLHQISSAGLKQSNKQKVTSHIKTKTKLKVKSQEPSQKEGMHPFSDQEGLLPRPNYVSTILKNVGSLYHGCMFQPNSVSDSELDNNTFSFLHFEKERRPSKEPCLINDFLPFEEDLGSLNQDFCSSTFPEIELPPVDIFT from the exons ATGGCGACGGAAGCCGGCTTCAGACCTCATATAGACCAAGAGAATTCCCAagtgaaaaacatgaaaggGGAAACAG GTAGAAGCTTTGTTGCTGCAAAATCTTTTCAATCCAGCAATGCACCTTTAACCACCCCTAGACGGGTTCTTGGAGATGTTGGAAACACAATTCAAACAGGGACCACTAAAGGCAGAAAAGGGTTGGCTTTGAAGTCAAACAAACCATGTGGAAAGACACCCTTGGCATCTAAAATTTTTCAAGATCACACAGGAACTCCCAGCACCAAAGGACAGTCACTTTTACACCAGATTAGTTCTGCAGGTctcaaacaaagtaataaacAGAAGGTCACGTcacacatcaaaacaaaaaccaaactaAAAGTAAAATCACAAGAGCCCAGCCAAAAAGAAGGGATGCACCCATTTTCAGACCAAG AGGGTTTGCTCCCAAGGCCAAACTATGTTTCAACAATCTTGAAGAATGTAGGATCACTTTATCATGGCTGCATGTTTCAACCTAACTCTGTGTCTGATTCTGAGCTCGACAACAATACATTTAGTTTTCTTCactttgaaaaggaaagaagaccAAGCAAAG aACCATGCTTGATAAATGACTTTCTCCCATTTGAAGAGGATTTGGGTTCCTTGAATCAAGACTTTTGCAGCAGTACATTTCCTGAAATTGAGTTGCCACCAGTGGACATTTTCACTTGA